From the genome of Phoenix dactylifera cultivar Barhee BC4 chromosome 5, palm_55x_up_171113_PBpolish2nd_filt_p, whole genome shotgun sequence:
cttgggtccCTGAAATAAGGCATCTTCAAGTGCAAAATTAATGACATACTGAAACAATGAATTTTATCTGATACCGGAGCAACCTCATATGAGTATCTTACTGAACACTACACTCTACAGAATAATCACAAAGTGGTGATAGATTAAAATTCATGGGAGCCATATCAGGAAAGATGCAATCCAGATCTATGGATGGCATGATGATTGTGTTTGgctctaaatttttttcatcCAGAAAAAAAGCTCCATTTCGAATCTTTTAGTGAAGATGccatgtttttttatttttcctgccTACTAGACTAACCAAAATAGCCTAAGTCAGATCACTTAATTGCAAGTTTAGAACATTTCGACTACCTATGGAAAACAAAATgtcagacacacacacacacacacacacacacatatatatatatatataattcattgtgATGAAGGAATTATGAAataagagaaaaccactttcaaTGCAGCAAAAGGTAAAATGGTATGAGCTGTAGTTTAAGGCAAAATTTGAGTATAACACAGCTCAGCTGTGGGTATCACAAAAGACTCGGGGAACTTCTGAACAACAGAGAACCCTTTCTGTTTACCTGTCCTGATAGGCGCTGAACACACCGTCGGCATGGAGGAGATCATAAGATCTTGGATACGTCGAGAAAGCCTCACACCAGTCTTGGTATGTGCCAATGAAACCCCGCTCGTAAATGACACCGAGTGTGTCTCGGTCTGAACTGATAGGGACGACATTCATCACCCACACCGGGTACTTTATCAGTGCCGCTGCAAAACCTCCCAAGTTTGCATTCATGTCCATCACATTCCGATATCGGCCCTGAAGCAGAGGAGGAACAATACGTTTATAGTGTGTCACCCGCTCTTTCCACATCTGGTTGTCCTCTTCAAAGTTCTTGGCAGCGACCCCTGGAATTGAACCCCTGCTTATTCTTGGCGGGACAGCAAATGCCCGATAAGGCCATTTCTCCAGCTCTCCACCAGCAACTTCTTCCTCATTATTCACCTCTGGTAATGGTGTTATACAAACCTCCAATTTCTTGTACCTATATATACAATTAGTCCACGGCAATGCAAATGTTTCCAAGTCAATCAATGTCGTAAGAGAGTtaaatcatgtcatctactGCAATACGTTTCATACCAGGCAGCATCAGAATTGTCATTCTTGCAGATGTGTGGTGTTTTATGGATCTCGCGACTCTGAATGCATTCTATGTGGTTGATCGGCTTTTGCCAAATTGCAAGATCATccttctctattattttcttccAGCATAGGCGCTTCGCCACATCCTCGATTGAATCTTGCTCGTGCTTCAGATCATCTTGGGTTCTCTCCCAACCTTTGTAGTACTTCTTCCAATGGATTGGAGGACCCGACAGAATCCAGTAGCCTCCTGGTCTTAAAACCCGGTCGACCTCGATTAGGTAAAGACCATCTGAAAAAAAAGATTAGCACATACATTTAATATTGTGCGGACCAACTTCTCCTAAAATTTCACACCAAAATGGTAACGCATTTCCAACATAGTGAAAATAACATAAGGGATTTAGATAGcaataataagaagaagaataagaacgACGATGACGATGCAGGTGGCTCTAAATAGGATTCATATAGCTAACTTTAAATTGACGGGATAAGGCCTGAGATTATGGCTACGGACTTCTAACATACtgtattttcaaatttttcaactagttatgttggaaaaataattaacaacAACATCGATCAAAGTGATttttttgctttgttttttAAGTGAGTGTCTCTTGCTCAAATTACTTATGTAAAGACAGAAAAAAAACAGCCCATGAAGGATGGAATAGAAAAGGTGAAGACTAATTACATTTTATTGATTTAGGGATTAGCTGTGACCTGTGAGTGGCTTCGGATAGCACCATAAAGATCTATCAGGCTTTTCAGAATTTTAGCATTAAGCTCTACTCAAGACATGTATCGCATCTCATTGCAATAACTTGGCATCATGGTTGCTTACCATTCTTAAACCATGGGATAAGACACCGCGAACAATGAGCCATGTCGAAAGCCCGTGCTGGATATGGCATCCGCTGCGATCCGATCACTCCGATCATTGCTGGAACTCCTCGCTCCAGAGCAAATTGCACCTGAGCCTCATGTGTATCCCTTGGTGCAAATGACATTGTGATGACATCCCTCTTCAGAAGATAAGCTCCGAAGCTAGCAACCTCCAATATCCAAACATAACAACACATCTCATATATCCACATTTTTATACGATGAAATCATACTCTCAATCTCAGAAAACCAGAAAGCAAAGGGATGCTAAACTTACTCCACAGCCTGTGTCAATTGCAGTTCTGATGCTACCATCAGTTAAAGAGAGAAGAGCATTTATATCATCAATATAAGCATCGGCACCTCGTGGGAACATTGTTCCACCACCAGGGAATCTGAACCGGTCACCCTCCACTATAACCCAATTTTGGACAGCCTTCTCAATACTGAGCTCCTTGTGAGGAATGTTGTCAAACCAAGCATAGTCTCTGCTCTGAGGCCACTTAAATGGTGTCTTATAGTTCGGTGGTGCAGGGATTAAGCATCTGATAAGCTCCTCCTTTCCAGGACAATGGCGCTCTCGGTATATCAGCATTTCTCTTTCGAACCTCCTCCCCCTCGTTCGGTCCTGGCAAGGAGTGTACTCACTGAAGTTCAGGGGGCAGGGATGAAATTTCTCGACCGTTGCCGCCGTTTCATCGAGGTCCGGCCGGTGGCGGGCTTCGAAGTCGAGGGCGGCATTTGATGATGAGAACGATGGCACGGCGGTGGAATGGGGATCGGACAATGGATTGACAGAGCCACACTCAATTTTGTTGGACACATCGCCACTGGATTTGGGTACAGCGGAGTTTTGCCAAGCCCCAAGGATGTAGAAAAGAACACAGAGACCACTTACACCTAATATATAAGTTAAACGCTTCCTTCTTGAATCTAGATGGACCTTTGGAGATCCATAATTATCTTTGGCCATTAGACctgcaaagaaaaagaaaaatctcatGTGAGGCTTGAGATCTCAAACAGCAGAGCTAAGATCTATAACTAAAGATAAACCattttttttctaagaaaaaggcTCCAGGCACCTGGAAGAACAAGGGAAAATATAGGAAGACCTTGATTAATGAGTTCACTCAAAAGAAATGGATCTCGAGTCTGTATTTGTACTTGAAAAaaatgaagatgatggtgatgaATTAAAACATTAATAATTTAAAGGAGAGACTTGTCCTGGCGACAGCACAAGATTTCACAACATATACCAGCAGGAATTTGGTCGATGTATGCTCTAGAGAGAAGGCACAAGTTCTACTGGTATATAATTCAACACAGTTGTGGGGAAGGGGAAACTAAAACTGCTCCATATAAACATCAAGAAAAGAGATCTATGCCAGAAGTAAACATCAATAAGAGAGATTTAGGCAAGAAGAGAACCGCTTCATATTTAAGACAAAGcaccagaaaagaaaaaaaaaacacagaaaGGGTCTGATATTGATGGGCACTTTAAGAACAAAAAGAGTTGTAGCAGAGCTCTTTAATTAATGCAGCATAATGAACTAGAAAGCTTCATTTAATTCCAAAGACCAAATCAAATCTTGCTAGGCAGGAAGAAATAAACATAGAAAGAGCAGGCTCAGTCAAGTGCCTACTGGTAGGTGTTTTTATGATAGAGATGACACAACACACaccagaaagaagaagagagaccaGAGAAGCAGAGAAAAGTTAAAGGCTCAGCAGGCTGTCAGGTACCTCCAGAGGCAACAGATCATGGAAGGAGAAGCTCTAGGAACCTCACTCTACAACACACTGCACCAAAGCGAAAGCTCAAGACAAAAGCTAGACTCCACCACCACCAACCTAGTGACAAAACAACAtcatattttctcaaaaaaaagaaaactatcaCTCTACCATACATCCGTGTCTTGATATAAAAAAGTTCAGCTATAACACCATCCCATCCATCTGCATCTCGAAACGTCAAAAAGCCCACCAAACCTTCTCCAGAGCAGCATGGCtaactttttctttaaaaatataaaagaaagaaataaaaaccaagaataaagtACTCATATGGCCATACCTGAACAATCTTCCTTCCCACCTCACTAGTGTTCCTTCTAATTTCCTTGGCTAACCCCCCaagctctctctcccccttctctattATGGATTACGTGAAGGGAAACTCATGATGGCCTCTGCTTCAACAAGACATCATTATCTCATGGTATCTAGGGAGACATGAGAGGATATCTaacatttgtttgtttttttgaccttttttttttcccctttgtgTCTtcccttttatttctttttctaatggcTCGCAAAATAGGATCTGGTCTAAGCTGGGACAGTACAGCGGTCGCCGGGGGAGAATAATGAGGAGCCTGACCAGCCTCAAATTGCTCCGAAACGGATGGACAATCtctgttcttttttttattttattattttccctTGTGAGTTGAGTTGTGCACCACACCCCGATATGACTGGTGGATTCAAACTTCAAAAGTTTCGGCCAAGTTTTTGTTACCAGATCTCTTTACGAGAATAGTCAATAAATCTTTCATTCCAACTTTCGGATTACTCCACACCCAACTGTTCACCCCCCTCAATTATACCTAACATGTCAGAAATCAGAAGGTGGTGGGTATTGGTAGATGCCAGAGGCCGAGAACACAAAACATGAaagaacaaattaatacaaacaatatgaaaaaataCGTATATTAATGACATGCTCCCTGTTTTTAAGATtgtttatgattattgatattcgtcatttttttttttctctccatatATACGTTTGATAGGTTGTGCTTATGTTAGAGTGATATGAAATAcggtttttattaaaaaaaaaaactactccATCTGTGAAATGTAGTGTTGCACGTGGCAAACATGCAGACAATCGCACTACATGACCATCTTGTCCTGCTTCCGGTCTCTAGTTTCTCGCATCCTTCGTCCCACCAAAAAATTCCACAGCTGGGTGCTTTGCTTCTCTCTCACCATTCGCCACCTTTTCAGATAGAGAACTATGCATAataatttgaaataatttttgcACGCGAATTGCACTTGCTACTTCTAATTAAGCTTCGGAACTGTGGCAGTACATATTGTGGGGGCCAAGCCATCTCTTTTTAAATGTCCTTCATGGACTCCATGGAAAGATTGATccctttttaatttatttttttatttgtaattatATGGAATGTTGTGCCATTGTTAATCCATCTCACCGCCACCATCTTTCCAAAGCTAGACAGCATCTTATTTCTCTTTATAA
Proteins encoded in this window:
- the LOC103712189 gene encoding probable methyltransferase PMT17, encoding MAKDNYGSPKVHLDSRRKRLTYILGVSGLCVLFYILGAWQNSAVPKSSGDVSNKIECGSVNPLSDPHSTAVPSFSSSNAALDFEARHRPDLDETAATVEKFHPCPLNFSEYTPCQDRTRGRRFEREMLIYRERHCPGKEELIRCLIPAPPNYKTPFKWPQSRDYAWFDNIPHKELSIEKAVQNWVIVEGDRFRFPGGGTMFPRGADAYIDDINALLSLTDGSIRTAIDTGCGVASFGAYLLKRDVITMSFAPRDTHEAQVQFALERGVPAMIGVIGSQRMPYPARAFDMAHCSRCLIPWFKNDGLYLIEVDRVLRPGGYWILSGPPIHWKKYYKGWERTQDDLKHEQDSIEDVAKRLCWKKIIEKDDLAIWQKPINHIECIQSREIHKTPHICKNDNSDAAWYKKLEVCITPLPEVNNEEEVAGGELEKWPYRAFAVPPRISRGSIPGVAAKNFEEDNQMWKERVTHYKRIVPPLLQGRYRNVMDMNANLGGFAAALIKYPVWVMNVVPISSDRDTLGVIYERGFIGTYQDWCEAFSTYPRSYDLLHADGVFSAYQDRCDITYILLEMDRILRPEGTVIIRDIVEVLTKVKAITDGMRWKSQILDHESGPFNPEKILVAVKTYWTAEASKHD